One part of the Pandoraea faecigallinarum genome encodes these proteins:
- a CDS encoding acetyl-CoA carboxylase biotin carboxylase subunit, whose amino-acid sequence MFEKVLVANRGAVAARVIRALRQMNIRSVAVCSEADATLPYLAQADEVYAIGPAPAMSSYLDQDRLMDVLVRSGADAVHPGYGFLSENAAFARRVIAAGATFIGPSPQWIEAMGHKTRARELMARYGMPMSPSSGLLDDHTESISAAARAIGYPVLIKPAAGGGGIGMVPARDEVSLLAAIAQARSVSQKSFGNAELYLEKLIERPRHIEFQMLADKAGNACHLFERDCSVQRRHQKVIEESPAPLLPRRDMETTAQKIAGLLEEIGYDVIGTAETLFGADGTCNFLEMNTRLQVEHAVTEAITGVDLVKCQIRLAAGEALATVVPDTPRVNGHAIEVRVYAEDAVRFFPSPGKLTAFELPAGDGIRVETGYAQGNTVTPYYDPLLAKIIVHAPERTAAIRRMREALGATGIQGVKTNIPFALQVLDDELFQLGHVHTALGTDILAGARH is encoded by the coding sequence ATGTTTGAAAAGGTCCTCGTCGCGAATCGCGGCGCGGTTGCTGCGCGCGTCATTCGCGCATTGCGTCAGATGAACATCCGTTCCGTTGCCGTATGTTCCGAGGCGGACGCCACGTTGCCCTATCTGGCACAGGCCGACGAAGTCTATGCCATCGGTCCCGCCCCCGCCATGTCGAGCTACCTCGATCAGGACCGTCTCATGGACGTGCTGGTGCGCTCCGGGGCAGACGCCGTGCATCCCGGATACGGGTTTCTTTCCGAGAACGCCGCGTTCGCCCGTCGCGTCATCGCGGCGGGGGCAACGTTCATCGGCCCGTCGCCGCAATGGATCGAAGCGATGGGGCACAAGACACGTGCGCGTGAGTTGATGGCGCGCTACGGCATGCCGATGTCGCCCAGCTCGGGGCTGCTCGACGATCACACCGAGTCGATCAGTGCCGCCGCACGGGCGATCGGCTACCCGGTCCTCATCAAACCCGCCGCCGGTGGCGGCGGCATCGGCATGGTGCCGGCGCGCGACGAGGTCTCTCTGCTCGCGGCGATCGCTCAGGCGCGCTCCGTCTCCCAGAAGAGTTTCGGCAATGCGGAGCTTTACCTTGAAAAGCTGATCGAGCGTCCGCGCCACATCGAGTTCCAGATGCTTGCGGACAAGGCGGGCAATGCATGCCACTTGTTCGAACGGGATTGCTCCGTTCAGCGCCGCCATCAAAAAGTCATCGAGGAGTCTCCCGCGCCGCTGCTCCCGCGCCGCGATATGGAGACTACCGCGCAGAAGATCGCCGGGCTGCTCGAAGAGATCGGCTACGACGTCATCGGCACGGCGGAAACGCTGTTCGGTGCGGACGGCACCTGTAACTTCCTTGAAATGAATACGCGCCTGCAGGTCGAGCACGCGGTGACGGAGGCGATCACAGGCGTCGATCTCGTGAAGTGCCAGATCCGGCTGGCGGCGGGCGAGGCGCTCGCGACGGTGGTGCCGGACACGCCGCGCGTGAACGGGCACGCCATCGAAGTGCGCGTGTACGCCGAGGACGCCGTGCGCTTCTTTCCGTCGCCCGGAAAACTGACGGCGTTCGAACTGCCGGCAGGCGACGGCATTCGCGTCGAGACCGGCTACGCCCAAGGCAACACCGTCACCCCGTATTACGACCCGCTACTGGCGAAAATCATCGTGCACGCACCGGAGCGCACCGCCGCCATTCGCCGCATGCGCGAGGCTCTGGGCGCGACCGGTATCCAGGGCGTGAAGACGAATATCCCGTTTGCGCTTCAGGTGCTCGATGACGAGCTGTTTCAACTCGGCCATGTCCATACCGCGCTCGGCACGGACATTCTCGCGGGGGCGCGGCATTGA
- a CDS encoding alpha-1,4-glucan--maltose-1-phosphate maltosyltransferase: MTARTLPAPDDWSRLVERVAGLGFSRLLIDEASCGNTLHDYLPAPRRFGLALDVAVNGDLARRGSFAGPAAPDADSTGPGTGAAPHRNDDPPDPRHPPRGNGLGSGLYRAPVSTPPGGLPTANEMSDAFAVRLRRLAEQGADGFCLHGLSSRPAAAWRRLIRDMRRHFPALQWFGWTPGLPREQMVAIAGAGFDGVFLSSCWWDMRASWLFDEHADLAGCTWRVALAGDPFESPGDLVARSHNVLECARALQLAFELGDGILMPAGMEYGHAHAGSELPLIEPSADEAPAASAVSDHEIDFSPTIAAGNRRLAAQAASAGASQDATSPLPAARATLRCLSGADTAITLVTQEMPGVPTRRIVAINRSLTQAATLPMAACASIDQVRLTPLDAHGNPSGAPETLTQLTLAPGEVRFWQAGTERSVSRHVWPRAKLGTANEQDRRAVRDAAAESRVVIEAVEPSLEGGRFAARAVVGESVTVCADVFTDGHAQPSAVLRWRALDTTTWREIPMTPLGNDRWHAEFRPTRLGRHEYQIEAWQDPYVNWCREVAKKLDAGQSVALDIQEGIACLRQIAEAAPSARARKPLDAIATQAQLQAQADDPTLAYPALSAPATLDAVAAARYRPFVIRSGALPIDVEPPEAAFASWYELFPRSQSGDASRHGTFDDVIRRLPAIADMGFDVLYMPPIHPIGQTHRKGKNNRLEAQPGDPGSPYAIGDASGGHDAIHPALGTLDDFRRLRLAASAHGLRIALDFAVQCSPDHPWLREHPGWFDWRADGSLRYAENPPKKYEDIVNVDFYARDAVPGLWLALRDVVLFWVSEGIDLFRVDNPHTKPLPFWEWLIGSVRAAHPRTVFLAEAFTRPKLMYRLAKIGFSQSYTYFTWRETKAELTEYLTELQQPGVAACFRPHFFVNTPDINPYHLQHGGRPVHLARAALATTLSGLWGMYSGFELCEATPLPGREEYLDAEKYEIRAWDWARPGNIVREITVLNRIRKRHPALQTHRGVTFLGADNPHVLYFEKATPTRSDVVLVAVNLDARQSHDATIELPLWRWQLPDAAALAVENLLDGAHFVWHGKHQRVHLPPHAPYGIWSVRPQREHDPREERNERRETL, translated from the coding sequence TTGACGGCCCGCACGCTGCCCGCTCCGGACGACTGGTCAAGGCTCGTCGAACGGGTTGCGGGGCTCGGCTTCTCGCGTCTGCTGATCGACGAGGCGTCGTGCGGAAACACACTCCACGATTATCTGCCGGCGCCGCGTCGCTTCGGGCTCGCGCTCGACGTTGCGGTCAATGGCGACCTCGCGCGCCGTGGCTCATTCGCCGGCCCGGCCGCGCCCGATGCCGATTCGACTGGTCCCGGCACCGGCGCGGCCCCCCACCGCAACGACGATCCTCCCGATCCGCGGCATCCGCCTCGGGGTAACGGACTCGGCAGTGGCCTCTACCGTGCGCCGGTGTCCACTCCCCCGGGCGGCCTGCCCACCGCAAACGAGATGTCCGACGCGTTCGCCGTCCGACTGCGTCGGCTGGCGGAGCAAGGGGCCGACGGATTCTGTCTGCATGGCTTGTCGTCGCGGCCTGCCGCCGCGTGGCGGCGGCTGATCCGCGACATGCGCCGTCATTTTCCCGCACTCCAATGGTTCGGCTGGACGCCCGGACTACCGCGCGAGCAGATGGTGGCGATCGCCGGCGCCGGTTTCGACGGCGTGTTTCTCTCGTCGTGCTGGTGGGACATGCGCGCGTCGTGGCTCTTCGACGAGCATGCCGATCTTGCGGGATGTACGTGGCGCGTCGCGCTGGCGGGAGATCCGTTCGAATCGCCCGGCGATCTCGTCGCGCGCAGTCACAACGTGCTCGAATGTGCGCGTGCGCTTCAACTGGCGTTCGAACTCGGCGACGGCATTCTGATGCCCGCAGGTATGGAATACGGTCATGCGCACGCGGGCAGCGAACTGCCGCTCATCGAGCCGTCGGCTGACGAGGCTCCCGCTGCGTCGGCCGTTTCCGATCACGAGATCGATTTCAGCCCGACCATTGCCGCCGGAAATCGACGATTGGCGGCGCAGGCGGCGAGTGCGGGTGCATCGCAAGACGCCACCAGCCCCCTTCCGGCCGCACGGGCCACGCTGCGATGCCTGTCCGGCGCCGACACCGCGATAACGCTCGTCACGCAGGAGATGCCGGGGGTGCCGACGCGTCGTATCGTCGCGATCAACCGTAGCCTGACGCAGGCGGCAACGCTGCCAATGGCTGCCTGCGCAAGCATCGATCAGGTGAGACTCACCCCGCTCGATGCCCATGGCAACCCTTCCGGCGCGCCCGAAACGCTGACCCAGCTTACGCTCGCGCCCGGCGAGGTCCGCTTCTGGCAAGCCGGGACCGAGCGCAGCGTGTCACGCCACGTTTGGCCCAGAGCGAAGCTCGGCACGGCGAACGAGCAGGACCGGCGTGCCGTGCGCGACGCCGCCGCCGAATCGCGCGTGGTCATCGAAGCCGTCGAGCCATCGCTCGAAGGCGGACGGTTCGCGGCGCGCGCCGTCGTGGGAGAAAGCGTCACGGTGTGCGCCGACGTCTTCACCGACGGCCACGCGCAGCCGAGCGCGGTGCTGCGCTGGCGGGCGCTCGACACCACGACGTGGCGCGAAATTCCCATGACGCCCCTCGGCAACGACCGATGGCACGCGGAATTTCGTCCGACACGGCTGGGCCGTCACGAGTATCAGATCGAGGCCTGGCAGGATCCCTATGTGAACTGGTGTCGCGAAGTGGCGAAGAAACTCGACGCGGGCCAGTCCGTCGCGCTCGATATCCAGGAGGGGATTGCGTGTCTGAGACAGATCGCCGAAGCCGCGCCGTCCGCGCGCGCCCGCAAGCCGCTCGACGCCATTGCGACGCAGGCGCAGCTTCAGGCACAGGCAGACGATCCCACGCTGGCCTACCCTGCCCTGAGCGCGCCGGCCACGCTCGACGCCGTCGCGGCGGCTCGCTATCGTCCCTTCGTAATCCGGTCGGGCGCACTGCCCATTGACGTGGAACCGCCGGAAGCCGCATTCGCGAGCTGGTATGAGTTGTTTCCACGCTCGCAAAGCGGGGACGCTTCAAGGCACGGCACGTTCGACGACGTGATACGGCGGCTGCCGGCCATCGCGGACATGGGATTCGACGTGCTCTACATGCCGCCGATTCACCCGATCGGGCAAACGCATCGCAAGGGCAAGAACAACCGGCTCGAAGCGCAACCGGGCGATCCGGGCAGTCCGTATGCGATTGGCGACGCTTCGGGCGGTCACGATGCCATTCACCCGGCGCTGGGCACGCTCGACGATTTCCGGCGGCTGCGCCTGGCGGCAAGCGCCCACGGCTTGCGCATCGCGCTCGATTTCGCGGTGCAGTGCTCGCCCGATCATCCGTGGCTGCGCGAGCATCCGGGCTGGTTCGACTGGCGTGCCGACGGTTCGCTGCGCTATGCGGAGAATCCGCCGAAGAAGTACGAGGACATCGTCAACGTCGACTTCTATGCGCGGGACGCCGTGCCGGGACTGTGGTTAGCCTTGCGCGACGTCGTCCTGTTCTGGGTTTCGGAGGGCATCGACCTTTTTCGCGTGGACAATCCGCACACCAAGCCGCTGCCATTTTGGGAATGGCTGATCGGCTCGGTCCGGGCGGCGCATCCCAGAACGGTCTTTCTTGCCGAAGCCTTCACGCGCCCGAAGCTGATGTACCGGCTTGCAAAGATCGGCTTCTCGCAGTCGTACACCTATTTCACGTGGCGCGAAACCAAGGCCGAACTCACCGAGTATCTGACGGAATTGCAGCAACCCGGCGTCGCCGCATGCTTCCGTCCGCATTTCTTCGTGAACACGCCGGACATCAATCCGTACCACCTGCAACACGGCGGCCGTCCCGTGCATCTTGCGCGCGCCGCGCTGGCGACCACGCTCTCGGGGCTGTGGGGGATGTACAGCGGGTTCGAGCTGTGCGAAGCCACGCCGTTGCCGGGCCGCGAGGAATACCTCGACGCCGAAAAGTACGAGATTCGCGCGTGGGACTGGGCACGCCCCGGCAATATCGTGCGGGAGATCACGGTGCTCAATCGCATCCGCAAGCGGCATCCGGCGTTGCAGACGCACCGCGGCGTGACCTTCCTCGGCGCCGACAATCCGCATGTCCTGTATTTCGAGAAAGCAACGCCAACGCGCTCGGATGTCGTGCTCGTCGCGGTCAATCTCGATGCGCGCCAGTCCCATGACGCCACCATCGAGTTGCCGCTTTGGCGCTGGCAATTGCCGGACGCCGCCGCCCTCGCGGTCGAAAACCTCCTCGACGGCGCGCACTTCGTGTGGCACGGCAAGCACCAGCGTGTGCATCTGCCCCCGCACGCCCCTTAT
- a CDS encoding IclR family transcriptional regulator yields MTSPRRHAGEIDVDLADGHAESLAGNLACDAVQGSEAPANGHHRVAPAERRANEGTQSIQRAIAVLRLIAMRGPQGLRLHEIAEGLGLERITAHRIVKGLAFSHMLQLEPQARRYTLGHMAYLLGLTAAPAFDLRERCQPTLRRLADLTGDSVFLMVRSAHEAVCFDHLQGSYPIRTHSLKIGARRALGAGAGAMALLAALPDHAVESAIAANAVHLPRYRDISPARLREMVARTREDGYATNVQTVIADVSAIGMTLPRKDGPAFVSISIASIASRMTGAHLDEALHALRRETDVLGRQLDDARVAWGGMAEGIAG; encoded by the coding sequence ATGACCTCACCTCGACGACACGCTGGCGAGATCGACGTCGATCTCGCTGACGGCCACGCCGAAAGCCTTGCCGGCAATCTCGCGTGCGACGCCGTGCAGGGAAGCGAGGCCCCCGCGAATGGCCATCATCGCGTCGCACCCGCGGAACGTCGTGCGAACGAAGGCACGCAGAGCATTCAGCGGGCCATTGCCGTCTTGCGCCTGATCGCCATGCGCGGGCCGCAGGGCTTGCGGCTTCACGAAATCGCCGAAGGCCTCGGACTGGAACGCATCACGGCACATCGCATCGTCAAAGGCCTGGCGTTCAGCCACATGCTGCAACTCGAACCGCAGGCGCGCCGCTACACGTTGGGTCACATGGCGTATCTGCTCGGGCTGACGGCGGCGCCTGCGTTCGACCTCCGGGAGCGTTGTCAGCCGACGCTGCGGCGCCTCGCGGACCTGACAGGCGACTCCGTCTTTCTGATGGTCCGAAGCGCACACGAGGCCGTTTGTTTCGATCACTTGCAAGGTAGCTACCCCATTCGCACACATAGCCTGAAGATCGGCGCCCGCCGGGCGCTGGGCGCCGGCGCGGGCGCCATGGCTCTGCTGGCCGCCCTGCCCGATCACGCTGTCGAGAGCGCCATCGCGGCGAACGCCGTGCATCTGCCTCGCTATCGCGATATTTCGCCGGCGCGTTTGCGCGAGATGGTCGCCAGGACACGCGAAGACGGCTATGCCACCAATGTGCAAACCGTGATCGCCGACGTGAGCGCAATCGGCATGACGCTGCCGCGCAAGGACGGTCCGGCGTTCGTATCGATCAGCATTGCCTCGATTGCCTCGCGCATGACCGGGGCGCATCTCGACGAGGCGCTGCACGCGCTGCGTCGGGAGACCGACGTGCTCGGCCGGCAACTGGATGACGCCCGTGTGGCGTGGGGTGGCATGGCCGAGGGCATCGCCGGATAA
- a CDS encoding enoyl-CoA hydratase/isomerase family protein — MTIDFSVIDGVATVRLNRPEALNAIDYPMRARLQELWRHIGSTPEIRAVIVTGAGERAFSSGADLRQTPPPATSFAAQVFRGEGAAPEAGSLTLGMDFDTPLICAFNGLAYGGALEIGLACDIRIAADTARFALPEVAVGSMPGSGGTQRLPRLIGGANAMWMLLTGDAIDADTALRVGLVSHVVPQDTLLETATGIARRIADAAPLAVRAIKRSARDGMDMPLPVALTYERHLWGLLRDTEDRKEGRAAFADKRPPVFHGR; from the coding sequence ATGACCATCGACTTTTCCGTGATCGACGGCGTCGCCACCGTACGGCTGAACCGTCCCGAAGCGCTCAATGCCATCGACTATCCGATGCGGGCGCGGCTTCAGGAACTATGGCGACACATCGGCAGCACACCCGAGATCCGCGCGGTCATCGTGACGGGCGCGGGCGAGCGCGCGTTCAGCAGCGGTGCGGATCTCAGGCAAACGCCGCCTCCGGCGACATCGTTCGCCGCACAGGTCTTTCGCGGCGAAGGCGCCGCGCCGGAGGCCGGATCGCTTACGCTGGGCATGGACTTCGACACGCCGTTGATCTGCGCCTTCAATGGTCTCGCCTATGGCGGCGCGCTCGAAATCGGTCTTGCCTGCGACATTCGTATTGCGGCCGACACGGCGCGCTTTGCATTGCCGGAGGTCGCCGTCGGGTCGATGCCCGGCTCCGGCGGCACGCAACGGCTACCGCGCCTGATCGGCGGCGCCAACGCCATGTGGATGCTGTTGACGGGCGATGCCATCGACGCAGACACAGCGTTGCGCGTCGGTCTGGTCAGCCACGTGGTACCGCAGGACACCCTGCTGGAAACCGCCACCGGTATCGCGCGCCGTATCGCCGACGCCGCGCCGCTGGCCGTGCGCGCGATCAAGCGCTCGGCGCGTGACGGCATGGACATGCCCTTGCCGGTCGCGCTGACTTACGAGCGGCATCTGTGGGGCTTGCTGCGCGACACGGAAGATCGCAAAGAGGGGCGCGCGGCGTTTGCGGACAAGCGTCCACCGGTGTTCCACGGACGGTAA